A genomic stretch from Solanum stenotomum isolate F172 chromosome 8, ASM1918654v1, whole genome shotgun sequence includes:
- the LOC125874421 gene encoding caffeic acid 3-O-methyltransferase 1-like isoform X1 has translation MANNQLPISNGSEKEGNFTYAMQLLSSSVLPFVLNSTIELDVFEILAKANDTQLSSSQIVSEMPCNNPIDAANMLDRMLYVLATYSLLTCSINNNNVRLYGLSPVGKMFVSDNEDGASLGPVLALLQHKVLINTWFGLSDTVLEGGFSFERMHGVNLFEYQKTDPKLSNVFNKAMISHTTLVMKNILDTYKGFEDIKALVDVGGGLGINLNMITSKFPSIKGINFDLPHVVQHAPSYEGVEHVGGDMFESVPEGDAIFMKWILHDWKDSQCVKLLKNCYKSTPTKNGKVIVVEAILPVKPDPMHTSHVVISQTDLVMLAHTPGGKERSQNEFQFLATEAGFSGINFLCCVSNFWVMEFYK, from the exons ATGGCAAACAATCAATTACCAATTAGTAATGGCTCAGAAAAAGAGGGGAATTTTACATATGCAATGCAATTATTGTCATCATCAGTACTTCCCTTTGTGTTGAATTCAACAATTGAATTGGATGTATTTGAGATCTTAGCCAAAGCTAATGAtactcaactttcttcttctcaAATTGTTTCTGAAATGCCTTGCAACAACCCTATTGATGCAGCCAATATGTTAGACAGAATGCTTTATGTGTTGGCTACTTATTCTTTGCTCACTTGCtccattaataataataatgttagaCTCTATGGTCTTTCACCAGTGGGAAAGATGTTTGTTAGTGATAATGAAGATGGTGCATCTTTGGGGCCAGTCTTGGCTTTGCTTCAACATAAAGTACTCATTAACACCTG GTTTGGATTAAGTGATACGGTTCTTGAAGGGGGATTTTCATTTGAGAGGATGCATGGtgtaaatttatttgaatatcaAAAGACGGATCCCAAATTGAGTAATGTTTTCAACAAAGCAATGATTAGTCATACAACTCTGGTGATgaaaaatatacttgacacttACAAAGGTTTTGAGGACATCAAGGCTTTGGTTGATGTTGGAGGTGGTCTTGGAATAAACCTCAACATGATTACATCTAAATTCCCCTCCATTAAGGGCATTAATTTTGACTTGCCTCATGTTGTTCAACATGCTCCTTCTTATGAAG GGGTGGAACACGTTGGAGGAGATATGTTTGAAAGTGTTCCGGAAGGAGATGCTATTTTTATGAAG tGGATTCTTCATGACTGGAAGGATAGTCAATGTGTAAAGTTATTGAAAAACTGTTATAAGTCTACACCAACAAAAAATGGGAAAGTGATTGTTGTTGAGGCCATTCTACCAGTTAAACCTGATCCTATGCATACCTCTCATGTGGTCATTTCACAAACTGATTTGGTCATGTTGGCTCATACTCCTGGAGGCAAAGAGCGTTCTCAAAACGAGTTTCAATTCCTTGCAACTGAAGCTGGATTCAGTGGCATTAACTTTTTATGTTGTGTCTCTAACTTTTGGGTCATGGAATTTTACAAGTAG